A window of Phycisphaerae bacterium genomic DNA:
TCCGGTGTGGCCATGGACCGCCGTGGCCGTGACGGCGAGACTTGGGCAAGCGGGGCGTTACCTGACGGCGAGCGGGGCGTTGCCATCGGGAGTCGCGGAGCTGTGGATGCGGCGGATTTGGTAGATCGGGCGACTCTGACTTTCGTGGTAGACTCGAACCAGTAGTTCAGCAAGGAGCCCGACCACGGCGCACTGCGCCGCGAGAATGACCAGCAGGCCGGACAAGGGAACGAGGACATTCCGGTTCAGGTGGAGGCGTTCTTCGCCAAGGATGCCGAGCCTCTGGCCAAGGGCGATGGCGAGCAGCAGCGCGCCACCCAGAAGCGCGTACAGGGCAAGCTTGCCGAACAGGTACAGGGGCTTGGTCATGTAGCCGTATAGAAACTTGACCGTGATCAGATCGAAGACCACCCGGATGGTCCGAGAAATGCCGTACTTCGTCTGGCCGTGCGTTCGCGGGCGGTGATGAACGATCTTCTCGGTGACCCGGGCCCCGTTCCAGGCGGCGAGAGCGGGCAGGAATCGGTGCATCTCGCTGTACAGGTGCACGCCGCGCAGGATTTCGCGTCGGTATGCCTTCATGGTGCAGCCATAGTCGTGCAGCCGAACGCCGGTCACCCGGCCGATCAACCAGTTGGCGATCATTGAGGGCAGCCGGCGGCTGATGAAGCTGTCCTGGCGTCGCAGCCGCCATCCGCTGACGACATCGTAGCCCCGTCGCTTGTTGAGTTTCCTGATGAGCTTGGGGATGTCGTGGGGGTCATTCTGACGGTCGCCGTCCATGGGCACGATCACGCGACCTCGAGCATGGTCGAAGCCAGCGGCCATGGCGGCCGTCTGTCCGTAGTTGCGGCGCAACTCGATGACGCGCACCCGCCGGTCGCACCGAGTGGCGCCGCGCAGCCGTTCCAG
This region includes:
- a CDS encoding glycosyltransferase family 2 protein; protein product: MPPTTTDPVVTGDCPVIGNQPLDPCDLSVVIPLHNEEDNVEPLYAELTEVLTASGMDYEAIFVDDGSRDCTLERLRGATRCDRRVRVIELRRNYGQTAAMAAGFDHARGRVIVPMDGDRQNDPHDIPKLIRKLNKRRGYDVVSGWRLRRQDSFISRRLPSMIANWLIGRVTGVRLHDYGCTMKAYRREILRGVHLYSEMHRFLPALAAWNGARVTEKIVHHRPRTHGQTKYGISRTIRVVFDLITVKFLYGYMTKPLYLFGKLALYALLGGALLLAIALGQRLGILGEERLHLNRNVLVPLSGLLVILAAQCAVVGLLAELLVRVYHESQSRPIYQIRRIHSSATPDGNAPLAVR